ACTACCTGATTTTATCAGTCTTGAAGATGTTGCATTGGAAATCCACCAAAAGTTTGTAGTGTAAATGGATTTAAATAAAAGAAACAGTTTCAAATTGCTAATGTATAATTTTTTGGGTACGGGGAAAATTGTGGATAAATAAGTTCGATCAAGCAAAATTAGTATTACGCATTGATGAATTTCAGGTAGTTCTAAAAAAGTTGAGTCATTAATTTTACACAATATCATAAAGCTAAAAAAACATTAATGATTACCTCACAGCTTTATTTTCTTTTTTAAGGTAAGACAATTTCGATATGTTGATTTATGAAGCAAATAATAAAAAATAAACTTGATGAAAATGAAAAGTCCCGAAATGGAAAATAACAGTAAGAAAAGGGTGGTAATCACAGGCGGTGCTAGTGGCATAGGTTTGGCAATAACTGAATTATTTGCAAAAAAAGGACATTTTGTGTTCTTTCTGGATTTCAACTCTGTTGCTAGTCAACAAGTTACTTCTTCATTAAAAAAAAAAGGATGGAATGTTCAATTTATTCAGACCGATGTATCCGACTTTCAAAGTGTTAAAGAGGCTTTCAGGCAAATGCCGGAAAAAATTGATGTTTTGGTAAATAATGCCGGCATATCCCATGTAGGAAATCTGGAGGATACAACAGAAGAGGATTTTGAACGGCTTTTTCAGGTAAATGCAAAGGGTGTTTTTACCTGCTCACAAGAAGCAATATCCAAACTTAAAGCAAACGGAGGGGGAACCATAATTAACATGTGTTCCGTGGCCGCCACTATGGGAATACCAGATCGTTTTGCTTATTCGATGACCAAAGGAGCAGTACTTGCTATGACGGTTTCCATTGCCAGGGATTATGTGACTGACCTGATCCGTTGCAATTGTATTTCACCCGGACGGGTGCATACCCCCTTTGTTGATGGTTTTCTTGCTAAAAACTATCCGGGAAAAGAAAAGGAAATGTTTGAAAAACTGGCTGCATCTCAACCCATTGGAAGGATGGGAAAACCTGAGGAAATAGCTGGATTGGTATATTATCTTGCTTCAGATGAAGCTTCATTTATTACAGGGAGTAACTTCCCTATTGATGGGGGGTTCTTAGGGCTCAAAGTATAAAGACAATAGGTAATTATCAATTTTCTCTTAAAATATTCCTCGAATTTCTAGGTCATAAATTATTTTGACAAAAGTCAAGGATACTGAAATTTATAGTATAAGAAGGATTAATAACAATAGTGAGTAATAAAAAATGAAATATGAAACTACTTAGATTTGGGGAAAAAGGAAATGAAAAACCTGGTATTGAAATAAACAAAAAATGGTTGGACTGTTCAGCTTTTGGAGAAGATTGGTCAGAGGATTTTTTTGAAAATAAGGGCTTGGAAAGACTTAAAATTTGGGTTGATTCAAACATAGATAAATTACAGGACATCGATAAGAAAACCAGATTAGCGTCCCCGATAAAAAGACCTTCAAAAATCATTTGTGTTGGTTTAAACTATTCTCTTCATGCCAAAGAAAGCGGTATGCCTTTACCTGAGGTCCCAATTCTTTTTATGAAAGCAACATCTTCTCTATGTGGACCAAATGATGCCATTATTATCCCAAAAAATTCAACTAAAACTGATTGGGAAGTGGAACTTGCTGTGGTTATCGGAAAGAAAGCCACTTATGTTAAAAAAGAAAATGCAATGGATTATGTGGCCGGTTATTGTCTCCACAATGATGTCAGTGAAAGAGATTTCCAATTACATCACGGAGGTCAATGGGTTAAAGGAAAAAGTTCAGACCATTTTGCCCCACTTGGACCTTTTTTGGTGACAAAAGATGAAATCAAAGACCCGCATAATCTGAGACTTTGGCTGAAAGTAAATGGGCAAATGATGCAGGATAGCAATACTTCTGATCTTGTATTTAATATCCCGACCCTTGTTTCTTACATCAGTCAGTACATGAGTCTGCTACCAGGGGATATCATATCTACCGGAACTCCGTCAGGGGTTGGTTTAGGACTTAAGCCGCCTCGTTACCTAGGTCATGGTGATGAGGTAGAATTGGGTATTGATGGATTGGGATCGGCAAAACAGCAAGCTTTGGATTTCGACAATGTCTGATTCAAAGAAATAATTAAAACCATATCAATATGGAATTGAACCTGGAAAATAAAGTGTTTCTGATTTCTGGAGGGGCCAAAGGTATTGGAGCTGCCATCAGTAGAACCATTGTACAGGAGGGGGGAATAGCAGTCATCATTGACCCATCAAAAGAAGCAGGAGCAAACCTGTTCCAAGATCTGGTATCAGAAAATAAAAAAGTCTATCATATACCATTAAGGTTATTAGAAGCTGAACATTCCAAGGAGGCTGTTGATTTAACCGTCAGCCGCTTTGGAAGAATAGATGGTGTTGTAAACAATGCAGGTGCTAATGATGGAATCGGTTTGGAGCATGGGTCACCAGTAGCATTTAGAAAATCTGTAGAAAAGAACTTGGGGCATTATTATGATCTGGTTCACTTTGCACTACCGTTTCTAAAATCATCCAAAGGGAGTATTGTAAACATCAGCAGCAAAACTGCCATTACAGGTCAGGGGAACACAAGCGGCTATACAGCAGCTAAAGGTGCCCAACTATCCCTGACCAGAGAATGGGCGGTGGAATTATTGCCCTATGGTATTAGGGTAAATGCGGTAATCCCTGCCGAAGTTATGACTCCCTTATACCAAAAATGGCTTGATACATTTGATCATCCAGAAGAGCAACTTAACCTGATTGAAAATAGAATTCCATTAGAGAAAAGAATGACTACTCCTCAGGAAATTGCCAATATGGTAATTTTCCTTTTATCTGACAGGTCCTCTCATACCACGGGACAACTGCTTTATGTAGATGGAGGTTATACCCACTTAGATCGAGCCATTGGGAGAAAGTAAATTTTGACTCAAATTAGAATCAGTTAGTCGGAATGATAAGTGCTAAATGAAAAAGAAAACCTTGATCCCAAAAAATTTACTAATCCCTTTTGCATTGATTACATCTCTTTTTGCATTGTGGGGTTTTGCGAATGATATTACCAATCCGATGGTTGCGGCTTTTAA
This window of the Aquiflexum balticum DSM 16537 genome carries:
- a CDS encoding SDR family NAD(P)-dependent oxidoreductase is translated as MKSPEMENNSKKRVVITGGASGIGLAITELFAKKGHFVFFLDFNSVASQQVTSSLKKKGWNVQFIQTDVSDFQSVKEAFRQMPEKIDVLVNNAGISHVGNLEDTTEEDFERLFQVNAKGVFTCSQEAISKLKANGGGTIINMCSVAATMGIPDRFAYSMTKGAVLAMTVSIARDYVTDLIRCNCISPGRVHTPFVDGFLAKNYPGKEKEMFEKLAASQPIGRMGKPEEIAGLVYYLASDEASFITGSNFPIDGGFLGLKV
- a CDS encoding fumarylacetoacetate hydrolase family protein translates to MKLLRFGEKGNEKPGIEINKKWLDCSAFGEDWSEDFFENKGLERLKIWVDSNIDKLQDIDKKTRLASPIKRPSKIICVGLNYSLHAKESGMPLPEVPILFMKATSSLCGPNDAIIIPKNSTKTDWEVELAVVIGKKATYVKKENAMDYVAGYCLHNDVSERDFQLHHGGQWVKGKSSDHFAPLGPFLVTKDEIKDPHNLRLWLKVNGQMMQDSNTSDLVFNIPTLVSYISQYMSLLPGDIISTGTPSGVGLGLKPPRYLGHGDEVELGIDGLGSAKQQALDFDNV
- a CDS encoding L-fucose dehydrogenase, producing the protein MELNLENKVFLISGGAKGIGAAISRTIVQEGGIAVIIDPSKEAGANLFQDLVSENKKVYHIPLRLLEAEHSKEAVDLTVSRFGRIDGVVNNAGANDGIGLEHGSPVAFRKSVEKNLGHYYDLVHFALPFLKSSKGSIVNISSKTAITGQGNTSGYTAAKGAQLSLTREWAVELLPYGIRVNAVIPAEVMTPLYQKWLDTFDHPEEQLNLIENRIPLEKRMTTPQEIANMVIFLLSDRSSHTTGQLLYVDGGYTHLDRAIGRK